A genomic window from Bacillota bacterium includes:
- a CDS encoding NADH-quinone oxidoreductase subunit NuoF, which translates to MRTLMSKCCDRCTHSQENPCRDYITCRLEGPLCHDDAACRAKRQEIRAVLDGLKLSRPVVSVGMGTCGLASGADRVWTKLHELVEAAGLDVEFKQVGCIGLCFREVLVDVQKPNRPRVSFGPVTEDKVPLLIEYLQNDVLPMEMAIGRFPYGGEIEGEIPEQKVPLIYDLPVFAKQKRVALANCGLINPDSLSEYVHRGGFSALSKVLKEMKPQEVIATVTEAGLRGRGGGGFPTGRKWGFVAAESADKKYLVCNADEGDPGAFMDRSLLEGDPYRVLEGMLIAAYAMGATEGYIYVRAEYPLAIKKLKQAIKNMAELTLIGDNILGSGFNFHLKIKTGAGAFVCGEETALLASIEGKRGMPRPRPPYPAKEGLWGKPTCVNNVETFANVSTIIQKGAQWFAAIGTETSKGTKVFALTGKVNNTGLIEVPMGTTIREIVFDIGGGIANNGEFKAVQIGGPSGGCLPKELLDTPVDYESLLKAGAMMGSGGLVVVDQQTCMVDFARFFISFTCKESCGKCIPCREGTARILETMDRIVSARADETGDDTLVRFQSVVELEKLAETIKDTAACGLGQTAPNPVLSTLRYFRDEYDAHVFERRCPAGQCRSLLTYRIVPEVCRGCGLCVRRCPQEAIIGEKGHAHMIVTDKCIRCGACMQFCPFGAIVAS; encoded by the coding sequence ATGCGTACATTAATGTCTAAATGCTGTGACCGCTGTACTCATTCCCAGGAGAATCCCTGTCGGGATTATATTACCTGTCGGTTGGAAGGACCCCTCTGCCATGATGATGCCGCCTGTCGAGCAAAACGGCAGGAGATCCGGGCGGTCCTGGACGGACTAAAGCTGTCCCGTCCGGTGGTGAGTGTGGGGATGGGGACCTGCGGCTTGGCCTCCGGCGCCGATAGGGTCTGGACCAAGCTGCATGAGCTGGTGGAAGCCGCAGGCCTTGATGTGGAGTTTAAGCAGGTGGGGTGCATTGGGCTTTGCTTCCGGGAAGTACTTGTAGATGTACAGAAGCCTAATCGACCCCGGGTATCCTTCGGCCCGGTGACCGAGGACAAGGTGCCCCTCCTGATTGAATACCTGCAAAATGATGTGCTACCCATGGAGATGGCCATTGGTCGGTTCCCCTATGGGGGAGAGATCGAAGGGGAGATCCCTGAACAGAAAGTCCCCTTGATTTATGATCTGCCCGTCTTTGCCAAGCAGAAGCGGGTGGCTTTGGCCAACTGTGGTTTGATCAATCCCGATTCCTTGTCCGAATACGTCCATCGGGGTGGTTTCAGTGCCCTGTCTAAGGTCCTGAAGGAGATGAAGCCCCAAGAGGTGATCGCGACCGTTACTGAGGCGGGCTTGCGGGGCCGTGGTGGCGGAGGATTTCCCACGGGACGGAAATGGGGATTTGTCGCGGCAGAGTCCGCAGATAAGAAATACCTGGTGTGTAATGCCGACGAAGGAGACCCCGGTGCTTTTATGGACCGCAGTCTTTTGGAAGGGGATCCCTACCGGGTCTTGGAGGGTATGCTCATTGCCGCCTATGCCATGGGCGCCACCGAGGGGTATATCTACGTCCGGGCGGAGTATCCCCTGGCTATTAAGAAACTAAAACAGGCCATAAAGAACATGGCCGAGCTGACCCTCATCGGGGATAATATCCTTGGCAGTGGCTTCAATTTCCATTTGAAGATCAAGACCGGGGCGGGAGCCTTTGTCTGCGGTGAAGAGACGGCCCTCCTTGCCTCCATCGAGGGTAAACGGGGCATGCCTAGACCGCGTCCGCCCTATCCGGCTAAGGAAGGTCTCTGGGGCAAACCCACCTGCGTGAATAACGTGGAGACCTTCGCCAATGTGTCCACCATCATCCAGAAAGGGGCCCAGTGGTTCGCCGCCATCGGTACGGAGACGAGCAAGGGGACCAAGGTCTTTGCTTTGACCGGCAAGGTGAACAACACAGGGCTCATTGAGGTGCCTATGGGAACCACCATCCGCGAGATCGTGTTTGATATCGGTGGTGGGATTGCCAATAACGGTGAATTCAAGGCGGTGCAGATCGGGGGGCCCTCCGGTGGGTGTCTACCCAAGGAACTGTTGGATACCCCGGTGGACTACGAGTCGTTGCTCAAGGCTGGGGCCATGATGGGTTCCGGTGGTCTGGTGGTGGTGGATCAGCAGACCTGCATGGTGGATTTTGCCCGGTTCTTCATTAGCTTCACCTGTAAGGAGTCTTGTGGTAAGTGTATCCCCTGCCGGGAAGGGACAGCTCGCATCCTAGAGACCATGGATCGAATTGTCTCGGCCCGGGCCGATGAGACCGGCGATGATACCTTGGTGCGGTTCCAAAGTGTGGTGGAGCTGGAGAAACTGGCGGAGACCATCAAGGATACTGCGGCCTGCGGTCTTGGTCAGACGGCTCCCAATCCTGTTTTGTCCACCCTGCGGTATTTCCGCGACGAATACGATGCCCATGTCTTTGAACGGAGATGTCCTGCTGGCCAGTGCCGCAGTTTGCTTACCTACCGGATTGTGCCCGAAGTCTGTCGGGGATGCGGTCTTTGCGTGCGACGGTGCCCCCAAGAGGCGATTATCGGGGAGAAGGGACATGCCCACATGATCGTAACCGACAAGTGTATCCGCTGTGGGGCCTGCATGCAGTTTTGTCCCTTTGGGGCAATCGTGGCCAGCTAG